aacacacCATGGGGCAGGTTGTTACAATTTTTCGGGGTAGGTTGTTACATGTAACAACTTGCCTCAGACCTTGTATTACCGTTCATCTCATTGACTATCATTTAGAAATTACTACGCTGTACTTAAAAATTAGAATAAATGGAAAGAAATTGAAGCTTTCGTTCCGACGGGCGCATTCTTGCTTTTTAAAACAATGGTTCatctttcaattattttttaaattctaaatactcattgttttttttttagaatgagaaactataaaagaaaaacGGAAAGAGGTACAACTAGTCAAGAAGTTTATGAATCTGCTGCGGCAGAAGTACTGCAGAATAAAACGAGCATTCGTAAAGCAAgcaaaatgtttaatttgtgTCCGATGTCCTTATCCAGGTATGtcagaaaaaacaaaaacaacgaATCTTGTTCATTGGGTTACGTTAAACCTAAATTGGTATTCTCACAAGAAGCCGAACATAAATTAGCTTCTTATCTAATCAAAAgttcagaaatatatttttgtttactacCAACTGAAGTCCGAAAACTAGCTTATCAATGTGCAGTAAAActcgaattaaaaaatattccccCCAGTTGGATCCAAAATAATATGGCTGGGCCGGACTGGTTTAAAAGTTTTATGCACAGAAATCCTCAACTATCTCTGAGAACACCAGAAGCTACATCTTTGAGTAGAGCAACGTCATTCAACAGAACCAACGTTAAAGACTTTTTTGACAAACTGCAATTGTTATTCCAAAAATATGAATTCACTGCTTCGCGCATATGGAACGTTGATGAAACAGGTGTCACAACGGTACAGAAGCCTAAAAAAATAGTTGCTGCTCGTGGTCAAAAACAGGTCGGTGCGATCACATCTGCAGAAAGAGGAGTACTTGTAACGCTCACATGTGCCATAAATGCTGCTGGAAATTCAGTCCCGCCGATGTTCGTTTTTCCCAGAATGAGATACACTGATCTATTTCTTCGTGCTGGACCATCAGAAGCGATAGGAGCAGGCAATTCTTCAGGATGGATGACAGaagtagaatttttaaaattcttggaTCATTTCATTCAACATGTCAAACCTTCCATTGAACAGCCCGTCCTCCTCCTGCTGGATAACCACAACTCACATGTAAATTTTCACGTCGTGGAGAAAGCCAAAGTAAACAACATAATCATGCTGTCGTTTCCCCCGCACTGCTCTCACAATTTACAACCATTAGATGTAGGCGTTTATGGCCCATTTAAAAACCACCTTAATCGAGCACAGACGGCCTGGATGTATAATCATCCAGGAAAAACAATGACGATTCATGATCTCCCAGGCGTGGTGAAAGATTCACTGCCATTGGCCCTAAATCCTGTAAATATCATGAGCGGATTTCGATCAACCGGGATATGGCCTTTTAATCCTGATATCTTTCAAGACAGTGATTATGCACCTTCTTATGTCACTGATCGCCCCAATCCAGAAACGAATCATCCCACTGCCTCGCAGAACACCTCCAATTTGACACTGGACCTGGAAAATCCGGAATTGCTAGATTCTGCGCCTCAACTGAACATAAGCACAAATGAAATCATACAGGCAATCGAAACAGCAACCAATCTATTACCTGACACTATTAACAATATTACTGTTTCACCTTCTCCAAATCCAGCTTGTTCGCAAGATATAGAATGTTTAACAACATTACCGAGTGCAGATTCgtcaagttttaaaaataaaattgaattagcGATACCAGGTTCATCTGGTATACAAAGtacatttgaaaatttttcGCCTTCAAAGATAAGATCCTTTCCCAAGGCAGAGGCTCGAAAACAATCCAACCATAACCGTCGTAAACGTAAATCCGCTGTATTAACCGACACACCTGAAAAAGACTCATTACAAAAGGAGTATGAAGAAAAACTGGCCAAGACCAAAAAAGCGTGCGACCAAAATAAAGGAAAAGGTAAAGGAAAAGGGAAATCTGCGAAAACGAGTAAAGTAGGAAAAGAAAAggtgaagaaaaaaattttggtttcTGATTCAGATTCTGATACTGAAGAATGGTTTTGTTTAGTGTGTAGCGAAAGTTACAGTACTTCTAAAAAAGAAGATTGGGTAGAATGTTTAGAATGCAAAATGTGGGCCCATGTCAAATGTGTAACAGGAAACGTTCAATTattcatttgtattaattgtaattctGATGAAgactaatgtaatataaatatgtgaTATTGTTACCTACAATAAAGGTGAAGGTTGACCTTGAGGTCGCCTTTATTGCTTGCCTGGTGCAACTGTTACTCGTGATATGCTGTCGACTGTTTATACAGTATTGTATACGtaactataaattttattgcaatataaGTGTATTGAAAATGTTAGATTTTAGTTTAACTGAAGTGCCaagttaaaaaagtataaataatttattacatgttGGTATTTACTGACGAAATTTTCTAATTCAGTAATGaaaatgtgttttatataagatttaagaAAGTTCCTGCCAAAGTTATGTGATTATTACTGTTAAAAAGTTGGAAAATTACGATATAGATAGTATAATTGCTCATAAATGTTATAAGACTGTTCAAAATAGTCTCTTTTATTCATAacgttttgaaacaataaaaaataaatgatttattattgttcattttgtttatttacctACTGTAACATCGTGCCCCGAAGCTGTAACAACTAGCCCCAAGTCAGGGGTAAGTTGTTATAATCGacttatttcattaattctctATTACGGGAAAAATTAcgtaaactttaatatttttccaaTGCTATTCTACTAGCTGAATAGACACACTAATGGTAAAAGCAATCAAATGTATACATTATTTGATAGcttttgtgatattaataattatctaaaaattgtAACAACGTGCCCCCCGCTCCCCTATTGCATGTGTAAATTCATGATCCCCTTACATGCACTATGTAGAACTTTCTTTTTAAACctcattataaaaattaaatcgattaatttatgtttctacttcaatttattaaattatcaaatattcaaaaaatgtcTAATTAGTATAAATCATATGGTCCGTGGTTCGCTGCCTTGACGGAATTTCTATTTCATACTTATTATTAACAGTAAagaacaaaaaacaataaaaacgaatcacctcaaaattttaaatttgtatgaaaaataatatttagagcTAAAATGCTGAAAGTTCATCTCTTCGAactacataggctgcactaaaagtatcgggaatggaatatttccactgttcctgtcatattaaaatctttttaattaaaaactccttggttttaaaatgcaaaaaaaatggtggccacgtttgtctccaaaaccggccatgttgcgactattcctcttgagggacaaagaacggttaatgcagaatggtattaACTAGCATTTGtttgaactccgtaaagagaactgcaaccgccgcatcatcctccatcacgacaatgcgagttctcacaccgcgcacaggacaaaagagtttttagagcaagaaaacatagaattattagaccatccgccgtacagccccgacctaagccctaatgatttctatactttccctaaaataaagaataaattgcgtggtcagagattttcatcacctgaagaagctgtggacgcctacaaaacggccttTTTGGAGACCcgaacttccgaatggaatggttgcttcaatcgtatggaaaaatgtctaaaatttcgcggagaatacttcgaaaagcaataaatacatttttaaatagtaatgttgtgtcacttagttgattcccgaaattttcagccctcgtataataataatgttatttaaaaacgAGTAAAACTAAAATATCTCAATTCTGTAAAGCAGTCTTAcagttaaaaaatacttaaatacagCCTATTTGATTTACAATCACATTCAATGAGGTGCTGTAGAACTgggtagattttttttttattgtcatcatatcagttgaacgtcctgctcgccatGGGCCTTATTacctatcataaaaaaatcaaatttaagtattcATGTGTCGAATGACGAGTTcgcttattttaaaattaaaatattttaatattcaataattattattataaaatatcaatttagagtagaaaaaaattacacaaaaaataacacaataattaaagtgaaacttttattacatcttttcaaactttttcgtctatgtgttgcatgtcgcgtgacggtcgggcggcgcctgtagttcgcagcagctaaccgtgtagtgtataaagtattactcatttgtgccagtgatccacgctattttgtttgtttttgtcagtgtttaatgtatatattgttacttattaaaatgaaacttttatttgcttttggcAAACAACGACACAGCTAGTGAATCCAAAAAACTGATCAACGAGGAAAAAGCAAAGAATTGTGTttaattagttattttcacttttaccgtggttacataaaaccacacaatccttttatttttaaacatgaaATTGTCGcactttgacacaaattatcttgcccacaAACTAGCCATAGTTTGTAtgtgctatgggtacaagacaacgatatatttaatacgacttacttacttaatcatacaaaaatacatacaaacatctaagtttatgtttatacggatcacctggtgttaagtgatcaccacagccTATACtctcttataacaccagaggaatcacaagagcattgccgacATTATAAAGAGATAAAAAGTACACATATGAATTCAAAACCCGAAGACGCCTTTACGTAGCGGACGGGCattgaaatagaaatagaaacagaaatatatttatttatacatagggagtgacaatagcATAactaacatattgcaacaacacttggtaaacgtcatgaaggtACATCAGTTCGAAAAGAGGCCTTGTGGAGAACTAACAAGAAAcacccagcccatcttttaaaatttaaatcatgtaacaacttagcctacttaatataatattatacaattttagatgACCTGCCCAAAACCAGGCAAGAATCAGGCACTATTATCTTctttataatctactatactttAGTAAGACTTCtctgtcaaagaagctttaatatatttcttgaccacaaataaaatttgaaaaacaaaattttatcaacgctGCGggtttcgaacccacgacctccggcgttcggtgccggtgctctaaccaactgagctaaccgttcgagtaccgcctcgttataaaattctgtttgctttgttcaactctcaggctcagaattttgttttcaagccttccttgtcaaagaagctttgatatatttcttgaatttgtgcacCAGTAAGTCCTACTACATTGTCTGGTATTTTatggtaaaatttaataccaagaCCGATGCaggagcccttaactctagctaacttattaaaAAGCACGTagtttattctttcttcttgaattaaataaattcaaatcacaattttttcttGAAACTCTCCtaacattattttctttttcgttttttttaaataaaatatacattaattacaaaagttattgctataaaataacaataatctagtcctaggctCTCCGAtagcttagatattcagctaaaaattattaataaaacatttaaatttatttatagataatgcctgaacagtgactgggactttattataaaagtgtatacctCTATCTTTATCTCAATAGAATCTAATatgtaataagtataaaatcgtaaaaaaaaatatctggaaaaatatattttcattacaagTATCAGAGGCTCGATAAGTAGGCTATTGTAGGAAAGTTACGATCGATCGAATTGCAAGGTTCCATTTTATTATGACTTGAATTACATCTCTAAGGCAGAGTACCGTTTATAATACACACAAAAGTATACAGTCATTTTGCATTATTATATCAAATCGTTTGGATATTGTAGGCTtaagtttttatgaaatttagtaaaatgtatttaacGTAACTGTTTTGTTTGTCAACCGAATTTAATGAAACACCCTTTTTTATAAATGCCAAAAAAATATCGGAGAATTGCTGCATTCAAATGGGTTAAGCTGCTTCTGAGATAAGCAGACAAACTGATAAACAgatgaatttttttaactattttatttgtttttttaatacacttgacaataagggacaaggcgcggaggacgttcagctgatggtaattgttacgccctgcccataacaatgccgctcagaattgtagaaaaacccaaaaattctaagcagaCCCAGATATTCTGGCAGAACATGCAAGAtcaacaaaattaagaaaaacacatttttttatggaaggaaCGAGCaagcgggtcacctggtgttaagtgatcaccgccgcccacattctcttacaacaccagcgGAATCACGTGCGTTTTTGGGCTTTAAGAAAagtgtactcgctttttttgaacGTGCCCAAGTCTCTGAACCGTTCTGAAAACACCGCAAACGGAAGGTCATTCCAAAGCTTGGTTGTaagtgaaagaaagttccttgaaaaccgcactgttgaggaacgccacatatccagatggtggggatgatatcctaatttgtttcATTTCGTTTGAAGGTAGAACTAGAAAGAATCAGGCCGAacatctcttcggaacactctccatcatcatcatcaggggaacacgtccactgctggacaaaggcttccccaaagatctcaacGATGATCGGtccagcgctgccctcatccaacgtatttcggccaTCTTGAccggatcgtcggtccatcttgtggggggaaGCGGCAACttacactgcgtcttccggtacgtggtcgccattcgaggacttttctgccccaccagcGATCTGTCCAAGGAACTATGTGCCCTCActcacttcagtttcacaatcattcgggctatgtcggtaactttggttctcctacggatctcctcatttctgattcgatctcgcaaggaaactccgagccATGGGGCAATGGCGACCATGAGGATTCTCATCatgcccatagttagcgaccactccccctaattaaagtaaattcccatatatattagaaatgaaatcgCATTAATTGTAAAATCTTATTTCTGCCGAGTTGATTGTTTTGAATAAGCAGTGAAAGTACTTTTAACATagactttttttaatgaaaataagggacgagcaggtcgttcagctaatggtaattgatacgccctacccattacaatgcagtacggctcaggattcttgataaacccaaatattctaagCGTCActtgctcgtcaccttgagatatacgatgttaagtctcatttgcccagtaatctcacaagctactgcttcactgcagaaataggcgccgttgtggtacccataatctagccggcttcctgtgcaaaggagcatcccactggtagacTTACAATATGCAAtgtattgacaagtcgtaaatagtGAGCCACGCCTGGCATTAGCttcatagtattttgaatattatactgGCTAATGCACACATTGTCAAAATTAATTGGCCACGGATTATCGGACTGTCAGGTCagtatattgtaaatctatgACATTGATAGAGTAACTATAGGTTCTCTAGTGTTACCTGTCGTAAATAGGTGATACCTATCAGTATGTGTATCTGTAAAAACTTTGGCGAGAGAGCCAAAACCATGTTAAAACAAGACGTGCTTACACGAGTAATACTTGTATTGTTTGAAGGAAATACTACAAATTTATTCTGCTTTTATTCTACTTTTGTCACAAGGAACCATCTCGTCTCTATAAAAACTTACTATTAATATACGAC
This genomic interval from Leptidea sinapis chromosome 20, ilLepSina1.1, whole genome shotgun sequence contains the following:
- the LOC126970348 gene encoding uncharacterized protein LOC126970348: MDLEETPEHVLMEYSSVAAQRAQILQLPASLPDACRNLKRLLDFWNDLGWFEMRNYKRKTERGTTSQEVYESAAAEVLQNKTSIRKASKMFNLCPMSLSSWIQNNMAGPDWFKSFMHRNPQLSLRTPEATSLSRATSFNRTNVKDFFDKLQLLFQKYEFTASRIWNVDETGVTTVQKPKKIVAARGQKQVGAITSAERGVLVTLTCAINAAGNSVPPMFVFPRMRYTDLFLRAGPSEAIGAGNSSGWMTEVEFLKFLDHFIQHVKPSIEQPVLLLLDNHNSHVNFHVVEKAKVNNIIMLSFPPHCSHNLQPLDVGVYGPFKNHLNRAQTAWMYNHPGKTMTIHDLPGVVKDSLPLALNPVNIMSGFRSTGIWPFNPDIFQDSDYAPSYVTDRPNPETNHPTASQNTSNLTLDLENPELLDSAPQLNISTNEIIQAIETATNLLPDTINNITVSPSPNPACSQDIECLTTLPSADSSSFKNKIELAIPGSSGIQSTFENFSPSKIRSFPKAEARKQSNHNRRKRKSAVLTDTPEKDSLQKEYEEKLAKTKKACDQNKGKGKGKGKSAKTSKVGKEKVKKKILVSDSDSDTEEWFCLVCSESYSTSKKEDWVECLECKMWAHVKCVTGNVQLFICINCNSDED